From one bacterium Scap17 genomic stretch:
- a CDS encoding low molecular weight phosphotyrosine protein phosphatase, whose product MFNNILVVCTGNICRSPVGESLLKQALPGKTVHSAGVGALVDHPVEPTAARFAVESGLEVDEHRARQVSVEMLTAADLILVMSDGHRRAINQMAPQVSGKTMLFGRWLAGGQGEEIPDPYRKSEEAFRHAHQKLVEAAALWVGKLK is encoded by the coding sequence GTGTTCAACAATATTCTGGTGGTGTGTACCGGCAACATCTGTCGCAGTCCGGTCGGCGAGTCACTGCTGAAGCAGGCGTTGCCTGGCAAGACAGTGCACTCGGCGGGTGTGGGCGCACTGGTCGATCACCCGGTCGAACCCACGGCAGCACGCTTCGCCGTCGAGTCAGGGCTCGAGGTAGATGAGCATCGTGCGCGCCAGGTGTCGGTCGAGATGCTGACGGCTGCAGACCTGATTCTGGTCATGAGCGATGGCCATCGCCGCGCCATCAACCAGATGGCGCCGCAGGTCAGTGGCAAGACGATGCTGTTCGGTCGCTGGCTGGCGGGCGGCCAGGGGGAAGAGATCCCTGATCCCTATCGCAAGAGCGAGGAGGCCTTCCGCCATGCGCACCAGAAGCTGGTGGAAGCGGCTGCCTTGTGGGTAGGTAAACTCAAATAA
- a CDS encoding endonuclease, whose amino-acid sequence MIATLLGVLTLLMAAFTLLPLTRIRHWSVRIMDFPRLQLAALWAVLLIADLTVSGLAPGLRISLAVIAVAGLIYQAHWIAPYTRLFPCESARTQQHDRQRQVRLLTANVLTSNHDSDKLLAIVEREQPDVLVTLESDDWWQQRLDVLEADSEQYGYSHTLKCPLDNLYGMHVYSRLPLHDARINYLVEDDVPSMHAQLELASGDRVRVHFLHPAPPSPTENDESSERDAELIIVARSVADSQQPVIVTGDLNDVAWSRTTRLFRKLSGLLDPRVGRGMFNTFHANIPLLRWPLDHLFHSEHFSVVRVARMEAFGSDHFPLLTELALTPAQDTDETLDAPEPDADDQAEASETANDEDVSQQDVPKPGR is encoded by the coding sequence ATGATTGCCACATTACTCGGCGTACTGACGCTGCTGATGGCAGCCTTCACCTTGCTGCCATTGACGCGCATTCGCCACTGGTCGGTGCGCATCATGGACTTCCCCCGTCTGCAGCTGGCCGCATTGTGGGCGGTGCTGTTGATCGCCGACCTCACGGTCTCCGGGCTGGCGCCAGGGCTCAGGATATCGTTGGCAGTCATCGCCGTGGCCGGGCTCATCTATCAGGCGCACTGGATCGCGCCCTATACCCGCCTCTTTCCCTGCGAGTCCGCGCGCACCCAACAGCACGACCGGCAGCGTCAGGTCCGCCTGCTCACCGCCAATGTCCTGACCAGCAATCATGACAGTGACAAGCTGCTGGCCATCGTCGAACGTGAGCAACCCGACGTGCTGGTGACGCTGGAATCCGATGACTGGTGGCAGCAGCGGCTCGACGTGCTCGAGGCGGACAGCGAGCAATACGGCTATTCCCACACCCTCAAGTGTCCGCTGGACAACCTCTATGGCATGCATGTGTATTCGCGCCTGCCCTTGCATGACGCCAGAATCAATTATCTGGTGGAAGATGACGTGCCCTCGATGCATGCGCAGCTGGAACTGGCCAGCGGTGACCGCGTGCGAGTGCACTTCCTGCATCCGGCGCCACCCAGCCCGACCGAGAATGACGAATCGTCCGAGCGGGATGCCGAACTGATCATCGTGGCGCGCAGCGTCGCCGACAGCCAGCAGCCGGTGATCGTGACCGGTGACCTCAACGACGTGGCCTGGTCTCGTACCACGCGCCTGTTCCGCAAGCTGTCCGGTCTGCTGGACCCGCGCGTCGGCCGTGGCATGTTCAATACCTTCCACGCCAACATTCCCCTGCTGCGCTGGCCGCTGGATCACCTCTTCCACAGCGAGCATTTCAGTGTGGTGCGCGTGGCGCGCATGGAAGCCTTCGGCTCCGACCACTTCCCGCTGCTCACCGAACTGGCGCTGACGCCCGCCCAGGACACCGACGAGACACTCGATGCCCCGGAGCCGGACGCCGACGACCAGGCCGAGGCCAGCGAGACCGCCAACGACGAGGATGTCAGCCAGCAGGACGTGCCGAAGCCGGGTCGCTGA
- a CDS encoding NAD(P)-dependent alcohol dehydrogenase produces the protein MTSPSNGDFDGQTRAYAVASETADLAPWNFERRQPRPDDVAIEILYCGVCHSDLHVGRNDWGFSQYPLVPGHEIVGRVTQVGNDVSQYKVGDMVGVGCMVDSCRECSACQKGLEQYCLDGMTMTYGSPDRHDGSLTQGGYSDKIVVSERFVVSIPDKLDPAVAAPLLCAGVTTYSPLRHYGVKSGDKVGVIGMGGLGHMGIKFAKAMGCEVTLFTRSESKVEEARENGVDHVIVSTDDEQMAAATETFDFLLDTVPVPHDLNPYLNTLKYDGTHILVGLVQEVDPALQGGNLVMKRRVLAGSLIGGMPETQEVLDYCAEHDIGCDIEMIDIDTINDAWKRMQEGKVKYRFVIDMQSLKNAQ, from the coding sequence ATGACTAGCCCTTCCAACGGTGATTTTGACGGCCAGACTCGCGCTTATGCCGTGGCATCCGAAACGGCAGACCTGGCGCCCTGGAACTTCGAGCGTCGCCAGCCGCGTCCGGACGATGTGGCCATCGAGATTCTCTACTGCGGTGTCTGTCACTCGGATCTGCACGTCGGCCGCAATGACTGGGGCTTTTCTCAGTATCCGCTGGTCCCGGGGCACGAGATCGTGGGGCGGGTGACCCAGGTTGGCAATGACGTCAGTCAGTACAAGGTGGGCGACATGGTCGGCGTTGGCTGCATGGTGGATTCCTGCCGCGAATGCAGCGCCTGTCAGAAGGGGCTCGAGCAATACTGCCTCGACGGCATGACCATGACCTACGGCAGCCCGGACCGTCACGACGGCAGCCTCACCCAGGGCGGCTATTCCGACAAGATCGTCGTCAGCGAACGCTTCGTGGTCTCCATCCCGGACAAGCTCGACCCGGCTGTGGCAGCGCCGCTGCTGTGCGCGGGTGTCACGACCTATTCGCCGCTGCGTCACTATGGCGTGAAGTCCGGCGACAAGGTCGGGGTGATCGGTATGGGCGGCCTGGGCCATATGGGCATCAAGTTCGCCAAGGCGATGGGCTGTGAAGTGACGCTCTTCACCCGCAGCGAGAGCAAGGTCGAGGAAGCGCGCGAAAATGGTGTCGATCATGTGATCGTCTCGACGGATGACGAGCAGATGGCGGCCGCCACCGAAACCTTCGATTTCCTGCTCGACACGGTGCCGGTGCCGCATGACCTCAACCCTTACCTCAATACCCTGAAGTACGACGGCACGCATATCCTCGTCGGCCTGGTGCAGGAAGTGGACCCGGCGCTGCAGGGTGGCAATCTGGTGATGAAGCGTCGCGTGCTGGCCGGCTCGCTGATCGGCGGCATGCCCGAGACCCAGGAAGTGCTCGACTACTGCGCCGAGCACGACATTGGCTGCGATATCGAGATGATCGACATCGACACCATCAATGATGCCTGGAAGCGCATGCAGGAAGGCAAGGTCAAGTATCGTTTCGTGATTGACATGCAGAGCCTCAAGAACGCCCAATAA
- a CDS encoding NYN domain-containing protein codes for MPASTSRDSSLDSRQHSVHGTRDADGARTHLAVFIDVQNIYYTTRDTFGRQFDYRRLWAELERLGSIQHAYAYAIDRGDPKQQQFQQRLREIGFTVKLKPFIQRGDGSAKGDWDVGITIDVMEAAPEVDEIILASGDGDFALLLDHVATRHAITTRVYGVEALTALALMKSAHHFREIDESLLMR; via the coding sequence ATGCCAGCCTCTACTTCGCGCGACAGCTCCCTCGACTCCCGCCAGCACAGCGTGCATGGCACTCGCGACGCGGATGGGGCACGCACACACCTGGCCGTCTTCATTGATGTGCAGAACATCTACTACACCACCCGCGATACCTTCGGCCGGCAGTTCGATTATCGTCGCCTGTGGGCAGAGCTCGAGCGCCTCGGCTCGATCCAGCATGCCTACGCCTACGCGATCGACCGTGGCGACCCCAAGCAGCAGCAATTCCAGCAGCGCCTGCGCGAGATAGGCTTCACGGTCAAACTCAAGCCCTTCATCCAGCGCGGCGACGGCTCGGCCAAGGGCGACTGGGATGTCGGCATCACCATCGACGTGATGGAAGCCGCCCCCGAGGTCGATGAAATCATCCTCGCCTCCGGCGATGGCGACTTCGCCCTGCTGCTGGATCATGTCGCCACCCGCCACGCCATCACCACCCGCGTCTATGGCGTCGAAGCCCTCACCGCCCTTGCCCTGATGAAAAGCGCCCATCACTTCCGCGAAATCGATGAAAGCCTGCTGATGCGCTGA
- a CDS encoding UTRA domain-containing protein — MPSSSLEPQSDAASSATPDADVPVAGLKGKLLNHLEAAPLRASQRLPSEREMIERFATTRVTLRDTLLQLEAEGRIYRENRRGWFVSPPRLRYDLLACLPFRDMVESQQRVASTEVLAAGEVAANAVIARRLGIAEGSVVYRITRVRRIDGRRVLHVCHHLRRDCFPDILDFDLGAHSLTDLYRREYAIRVSRVSFELASTVFDVEAAAALNAAQGSPAQRITRINFDQNGRAVDCDDEHWRHDAIELTLSAAPQS; from the coding sequence ATGCCTTCATCTTCGCTTGAGCCCCAGAGTGACGCTGCTTCATCAGCAACTCCTGACGCGGATGTCCCCGTGGCAGGGCTCAAGGGCAAGCTGCTGAACCATCTTGAGGCAGCGCCGCTACGCGCCTCACAGCGCCTGCCCTCCGAACGCGAGATGATCGAACGCTTTGCCACGACGCGGGTCACCCTGCGCGACACCCTGCTGCAGCTGGAGGCGGAGGGGCGTATCTATCGTGAGAATCGGCGGGGCTGGTTCGTCTCGCCGCCACGACTGCGCTATGACTTGCTGGCGTGCCTGCCATTTCGCGACATGGTCGAGTCACAGCAGCGGGTGGCCAGCACCGAGGTACTGGCGGCAGGAGAGGTCGCTGCCAACGCGGTGATCGCGCGGCGACTGGGGATTGCGGAGGGCTCAGTGGTCTATCGCATCACTCGCGTGCGGCGTATCGACGGGCGGCGCGTGCTGCATGTCTGCCATCACCTGCGACGTGACTGCTTCCCTGACATCCTCGATTTCGATCTCGGAGCCCACTCCCTGACCGACCTCTATCGACGCGAATACGCCATTCGTGTCAGCCGCGTCAGCTTCGAGCTGGCCTCCACGGTGTTCGACGTTGAGGCCGCCGCCGCACTGAACGCCGCGCAAGGCAGCCCCGCGCAGCGCATCACTCGCATCAACTTCGATCAAAATGGCCGCGCGGTGGACTGCGATGATGAACACTGGCGCCACGACGCCATTGAATTGACGTTGAGTGCCGCACCACAGAGCTAG
- a CDS encoding metalloregulator ArsR/SmtB family transcription factor: MSLLTPTRLFKCLSDDTRLVLMLLIHAEGELCVCEMTYVLQESQPKVSRHLAQLRNCGLLLDRRQGQWVYYRLMPDLPCWVLPALVAAAEGSQHRMAPLLARLATMEGRPNREC, translated from the coding sequence TTGTCTCTTCTGACCCCGACACGTCTTTTCAAATGCCTCAGCGACGATACACGCCTTGTGCTGATGTTGCTTATCCATGCAGAAGGCGAGCTTTGCGTATGCGAGATGACCTACGTGTTGCAGGAGTCGCAGCCCAAGGTATCGCGCCATCTGGCCCAGTTGCGCAATTGTGGTCTGCTGCTGGATCGCCGCCAGGGACAATGGGTCTACTACCGCCTGATGCCTGACCTGCCGTGCTGGGTATTGCCGGCGCTGGTCGCGGCGGCGGAAGGGAGCCAGCACCGCATGGCGCCGTTGCTGGCGCGCCTGGCCACCATGGAAGGGCGCCCCAACCGCGAATGCTGA
- a CDS encoding serine protein kinase RIO: MKTPKRIQPLIDDGLVDEVLRPLMSGKEASVYVVRCGDEIRCAKVYKDAAQRSFKQAVLYQEGRKVRNSRRQRAMEKGSGFGRNQQEAAWQNAEVDALYRLADAGVRVPQPFGCFDGVLLMELVTDDDGNVAPRLNDVSMSAEQAREDHALMMQYIVRMLHAGLVHGDLSEFNVLVDDYGPVIIDLPQAVDAAANNNAKSMLARDVANITAYYAMFAPELAQTRYADEIWALFEAGDMDPDVELTGLYEDDAEAPDVDALLENIMAAMEEEQERKARQKSAEEGDDD; the protein is encoded by the coding sequence ATGAAAACGCCAAAGAGAATCCAGCCGCTCATAGATGACGGCCTGGTCGATGAAGTGCTTCGCCCCTTGATGAGTGGCAAGGAAGCCTCGGTCTACGTCGTGCGCTGCGGAGACGAGATCCGCTGTGCCAAGGTCTACAAGGATGCTGCCCAGCGCAGCTTCAAGCAGGCCGTGCTCTATCAGGAAGGCCGCAAGGTGCGCAACAGTCGCCGTCAGCGGGCGATGGAGAAGGGCTCCGGCTTCGGACGCAACCAGCAGGAAGCCGCCTGGCAGAATGCCGAGGTCGATGCGCTGTATCGTCTGGCCGATGCCGGTGTGCGCGTGCCGCAACCGTTCGGCTGCTTCGATGGCGTGCTGCTGATGGAGCTGGTCACCGATGACGACGGCAATGTGGCGCCGCGCCTGAATGATGTCTCGATGTCCGCCGAGCAGGCGCGGGAAGACCATGCGCTGATGATGCAGTACATCGTGCGCATGCTGCATGCCGGCCTGGTGCATGGCGACCTGTCCGAGTTCAACGTGCTGGTCGATGACTATGGCCCAGTGATCATTGATCTGCCGCAGGCGGTCGATGCTGCGGCCAACAATAATGCCAAGAGCATGTTGGCGCGTGATGTCGCCAATATCACCGCCTACTACGCGATGTTCGCGCCTGAACTGGCACAGACACGCTACGCCGATGAGATCTGGGCATTGTTTGAGGCCGGTGATATGGACCCGGATGTCGAGCTGACGGGCCTTTATGAGGACGACGCCGAAGCGCCGGACGTGGATGCGCTGCTCGAGAACATCATGGCGGCCATGGAAGAAGAGCAGGAGCGCAAGGCGCGCCAGAAGAGTGCCGAAGAGGGCGATGATGACTAG
- a CDS encoding DUF1456 family protein, whose product MTNNDIIRRLRYALNLSDTDMINTFAAADHEVSRAQISDWLKRDDDEAQQRIKDIDLARFLNGLINVRRGKREGTQPAPEKRLDNNLILRKLKIAFELKDDDMLELLALAGFELITKSELSAFFRKPDHRHYRECKDQILRNLLKGIELRHRRQDPETEQHAVDPV is encoded by the coding sequence GTGACCAACAACGACATCATCCGTCGCCTGCGCTACGCGCTGAACCTCTCCGACACCGACATGATCAACACCTTCGCTGCCGCGGACCACGAGGTCTCACGCGCCCAGATCAGCGATTGGCTCAAGCGCGATGATGATGAAGCCCAGCAGCGCATCAAGGACATCGACCTGGCCAGGTTCCTCAATGGCCTGATCAACGTGCGCCGCGGCAAGCGCGAAGGCACCCAGCCGGCGCCTGAAAAGCGTCTCGACAACAACCTGATTCTGCGCAAGCTCAAGATCGCCTTCGAGCTCAAGGATGACGACATGCTCGAGCTACTGGCACTGGCCGGATTCGAGCTGATCACCAAGTCCGAGCTGTCTGCCTTCTTCCGCAAGCCCGATCATCGCCACTACCGCGAGTGCAAGGACCAGATCCTGCGCAACCTGCTCAAGGGCATCGAACTGCGCCATCGTCGCCAAGACCCCGAGACCGAGCAGCACGCCGTCGATCCGGTCTGA
- a CDS encoding cation transporter — protein sequence MASTPQDEVRDPSHEPSGQHAHDHSHGSDPSGRHSHGHSHGHSYEHSHGHSHDHHGHHHDHAPEVTADSERRVKLAMYLTGGFMLAEVVGGLVAGSLALLADAGHMLSDTVSLALAWGAFRLGHRAATRKLTFGYARFQVLAAFVNGLTLLVIGAAIVVAAIKRLWLPSEVLAGPMLAIAVLGLVVNIVAFRILHQGDQDNLNLRGAVLHVMGDLLGSVAAIVASLIIMTTGWNQADPLLSVLAAVLILRGAWSLVKRSAHTLLEGTPEQLDHADIQAGILALEGVESVHDLHLWGLTPQSPIASLHVVVAATSVPGDVLERVQAYLRDGHDISHVTVQLEGEACLQGCVTR from the coding sequence ATGGCATCGACACCGCAAGATGAGGTTCGCGATCCCTCGCATGAGCCTTCCGGGCAGCACGCTCACGATCATTCTCATGGCTCTGACCCTTCAGGCAGGCACTCGCATGGCCATTCACACGGCCACTCATATGAACATTCACACGGCCATTCGCACGATCATCATGGGCACCACCATGATCATGCGCCTGAGGTGACCGCCGACAGCGAGCGACGCGTCAAGCTGGCGATGTATCTGACGGGCGGCTTCATGCTGGCGGAGGTGGTCGGCGGGCTGGTCGCGGGCTCACTGGCCCTCTTGGCGGATGCCGGGCACATGCTCAGTGATACCGTGTCGCTGGCATTGGCCTGGGGCGCGTTTCGCCTCGGGCATCGGGCGGCGACCCGCAAGCTGACCTTCGGCTATGCACGCTTTCAGGTGCTGGCCGCGTTCGTCAATGGCCTGACTCTGCTGGTGATCGGGGCGGCGATCGTGGTGGCCGCCATCAAGCGGCTCTGGCTGCCCTCCGAAGTACTGGCGGGACCGATGCTGGCCATCGCCGTGCTCGGACTTGTCGTCAATATCGTGGCATTTCGTATCCTGCATCAGGGCGATCAGGACAACCTCAATCTGCGCGGCGCGGTACTGCACGTAATGGGGGACCTGCTCGGCTCGGTGGCGGCCATCGTCGCCTCGCTGATCATCATGACTACCGGCTGGAATCAGGCTGACCCGCTGTTGTCAGTGCTCGCGGCGGTGCTGATATTGCGCGGCGCCTGGTCGTTGGTGAAGCGTTCGGCGCATACCTTGCTGGAAGGCACGCCGGAGCAGCTCGATCACGCCGATATCCAGGCGGGCATCCTGGCGCTTGAGGGCGTGGAGAGCGTACATGACCTGCATCTCTGGGGGCTGACGCCTCAGTCGCCGATTGCCAGTCTGCATGTCGTCGTGGCCGCCACCAGCGTGCCCGGCGATGTGCTGGAGCGTGTTCAGGCCTATCTGCGCGACGGCCATGACATCTCGCACGTTACGGTTCAGCTGGAAGGCGAGGCATGCCTGCAGGGCTGCGTGACGCGCTGA
- a CDS encoding EamA family transporter codes for MSLSSETTPSRSPLKADLLLLLVTIIAAAGWIFSKEAMAGMPPLLFIGSRFLLAGLILAIFDARSLGQLPTRRKLRASGVGVLFGGAMACWSLGVALSDQLGVIAFINSFGILLVPVLARLLFKDRPPLSTWIALPTALLGFALLGMGQPGATDGFTIEPAQWLIFGAACLFALVFNFNSRLVRNIPALPLTAIQLMTTGVTCLILSALSESWPAGISLDILSWFLASTLIASTLRFFLQIYAQGLTTPSHASVILMLEAVWAALMSAAWFGERMTLIQMTGCGLIFTALLINRWQWISRLWRQRRAAS; via the coding sequence ATGAGCCTCTCCTCCGAGACGACCCCCTCCCGTTCACCCCTCAAGGCCGACCTGCTTCTCCTGCTGGTCACCATCATCGCCGCCGCAGGCTGGATCTTCTCCAAGGAGGCGATGGCCGGCATGCCTCCACTGCTGTTCATCGGCAGCCGCTTCCTCCTGGCAGGCCTGATTCTGGCGATCTTCGACGCTCGCTCGCTGGGACAGCTACCCACCAGACGCAAGCTGCGCGCCAGCGGCGTCGGAGTCCTGTTCGGGGGCGCCATGGCCTGCTGGTCGCTGGGGGTCGCACTGTCTGATCAGCTGGGCGTGATCGCCTTCATCAACAGCTTCGGCATCCTGCTGGTGCCGGTGCTCGCACGACTGCTGTTCAAGGACAGGCCACCGCTGAGCACCTGGATCGCACTGCCCACCGCCCTGCTCGGATTCGCCCTACTCGGCATGGGCCAGCCCGGCGCGACCGATGGCTTCACCATCGAGCCCGCTCAATGGCTCATCTTCGGCGCCGCCTGCCTGTTCGCTCTGGTGTTCAACTTCAATTCACGCCTGGTACGCAATATCCCGGCCCTGCCGCTGACGGCCATCCAGCTGATGACCACCGGCGTCACCTGCCTGATACTGTCGGCGCTCAGCGAGAGCTGGCCCGCCGGCATCAGTCTCGACATCCTGAGCTGGTTCCTGGCCAGCACCCTGATCGCCAGCACCCTGCGCTTCTTCCTGCAGATCTACGCACAGGGCCTGACCACCCCCAGCCACGCCTCAGTCATCCTGATGCTGGAAGCGGTCTGGGCCGCCCTGATGTCGGCAGCCTGGTTCGGTGAGCGCATGACCCTGATCCAGATGACCGGCTGTGGCCTGATCTTCACCGCCCTGCTGATCAATCGCTGGCAGTGGATCTCGCGTCTGTGGCGCCAGCGGAGAGCCGCCTCTTGA
- a CDS encoding lipo-like protein gives MRGLDWLGTRLARHLTAPGKLPAHRATSSPEKLAATLRRGDVLLVEGTSRISTAIRYLTQSTWSHAALCVRTPLNSRGRPVKGDCLLEAEVSAGVRRVPLNHYWHQHTRICRPVGLTEEEISALIAHAEARLGHQYDLRNIVDLARYLIRTPPVPSRYRRRMLALGSGDPTRAICSSLIAEAFQAVRYPILPDSDVVPSSDPACLHCYQELLHIRHHSLFAPCDFDISPYFDIIKPTLCAGFDPHRLQWSEPPT, from the coding sequence ATGCGAGGACTCGACTGGCTGGGCACGCGGCTGGCGCGTCATCTCACGGCGCCGGGCAAGTTGCCGGCGCATCGCGCCACGTCATCACCGGAAAAGCTGGCTGCCACCCTGCGGCGCGGCGATGTCCTGCTGGTCGAGGGCACCTCCCGCATCAGCACCGCCATTCGCTACCTCACCCAATCCACCTGGTCCCACGCCGCGCTCTGCGTGCGCACCCCACTGAACAGCAGAGGCCGCCCGGTCAAGGGCGACTGCCTGCTGGAAGCGGAGGTCAGCGCCGGGGTGCGCCGCGTGCCTCTCAACCATTACTGGCACCAGCACACGCGCATCTGCCGTCCGGTCGGACTCACGGAGGAGGAGATCAGCGCATTGATCGCCCATGCCGAGGCGCGGCTGGGCCATCAATATGACCTGCGCAATATCGTCGATCTGGCTCGCTATCTGATTCGCACGCCTCCGGTGCCCAGCCGCTATCGACGCCGCATGCTGGCACTGGGCAGCGGCGACCCGACCCGTGCGATCTGCTCATCGCTGATCGCCGAGGCCTTCCAGGCTGTGCGCTATCCCATCCTGCCAGACAGTGACGTCGTGCCCTCCAGCGACCCGGCATGCCTGCACTGCTATCAGGAATTGCTGCATATCCGCCATCACAGCCTGTTTGCGCCCTGCGACTTCGATATCTCGCCCTACTTCGACATCATCAAGCCGACCCTGTGCGCCGGATTCGATCCCCATCGCCTGCAGTGGAGCGAACCGCCCACCTGA
- a CDS encoding NAD-dependent succinate-semialdehyde dehydrogenase, protein MSNKTLTASNPANDKVLKEYATLSKEEVQQKLEQTRKAYSSFSQTTVQDRAQRLTVLADLIDEHQKEIATQIAHEMGKPYDQGISETQISSSIARFYADNLPKLMETEQRDVDGAVRAKIVKDPIGAVLGVMPWNYPLYQVIRFAAPALAGGNVCLMKHASNVPGCADLITQLFHKADFEEGIFTWLPVGSEMIEDIINDPVVQGVTLTGSEEAGRKVAEQAGAALKPSVLELGGIDPLIVLDDADIERAVDLAIAGRFDNTGQSCAASKRLIVDKSLAEDFSKRLIEKVKDMRMDDPMSEGVDIGPMSRKDLRDDLHDQVQRAIKAGAKLECGGEIPDRDGAWYPPTVLTNVTQGNPAFNEELFGPVASVVVADNEAHAIELANDCPYGLGSTVVAKDDERGERVSRQLQTGMSFVNRPTTPFAQLPFGGVKGSGYGREQSEYGFGAFMNIRTVYVAEH, encoded by the coding sequence ATGAGCAACAAGACACTGACCGCATCCAACCCGGCCAATGACAAGGTTCTCAAGGAATACGCCACGCTGAGCAAGGAAGAGGTTCAGCAGAAACTGGAGCAGACGCGCAAGGCGTACTCGAGCTTCAGCCAGACCACCGTGCAGGATCGTGCGCAGCGCCTCACCGTTCTGGCGGACCTGATCGATGAGCATCAGAAGGAAATCGCCACGCAGATCGCCCATGAGATGGGCAAGCCCTATGATCAGGGCATCAGCGAGACGCAGATTTCCTCCAGCATCGCGCGCTTCTATGCCGATAACCTGCCCAAGCTGATGGAAACCGAGCAGCGTGATGTCGACGGTGCCGTGCGTGCCAAGATCGTCAAGGACCCCATCGGCGCCGTCCTCGGCGTGATGCCGTGGAACTATCCGCTCTATCAGGTCATCCGTTTCGCGGCTCCGGCCCTGGCGGGCGGCAATGTCTGCCTGATGAAGCACGCCTCCAATGTCCCGGGCTGTGCCGATCTGATCACTCAGCTGTTCCACAAGGCCGACTTTGAAGAGGGTATCTTCACCTGGTTGCCGGTGGGCTCGGAGATGATCGAAGACATCATCAATGATCCCGTTGTCCAGGGCGTCACCCTGACCGGCAGTGAAGAGGCGGGCCGCAAGGTCGCCGAGCAGGCAGGCGCGGCGCTCAAGCCAAGCGTGCTGGAGCTGGGCGGTATCGATCCGCTGATCGTGCTGGATGACGCCGACATCGAACGTGCGGTGGATCTCGCCATCGCCGGGCGTTTCGACAACACCGGCCAGAGCTGCGCCGCGTCCAAGCGCCTGATCGTCGACAAGTCCCTCGCCGAGGACTTCTCCAAGCGCCTGATCGAGAAGGTCAAGGACATGCGCATGGACGACCCGATGAGCGAAGGGGTCGATATCGGCCCGATGTCTCGCAAGGACCTGCGCGATGACCTGCATGACCAGGTCCAGCGCGCCATCAAGGCAGGCGCCAAGCTTGAATGCGGTGGTGAGATTCCGGATCGCGACGGTGCCTGGTATCCGCCGACCGTGCTGACCAATGTCACCCAGGGCAATCCGGCCTTCAATGAAGAACTGTTCGGTCCGGTCGCCTCCGTGGTGGTCGCCGACAACGAAGCGCATGCCATCGAGCTTGCCAACGACTGCCCCTATGGCCTGGGCAGCACCGTGGTGGCCAAGGACGACGAACGAGGTGAACGCGTCTCTCGTCAGCTGCAAACTGGCATGAGCTTCGTCAACCGTCCGACCACACCCTTCGCCCAGCTGCCCTTCGGTGGTGTCAAAGGCAGTGGCTATGGTCGTGAGCAGAGCGAATATGGCTTCGGTGCCTTCATGAACATCCGCACCGTCTATGTCGCTGAACACTGA